From a single Candoia aspera isolate rCanAsp1 chromosome 10, rCanAsp1.hap2, whole genome shotgun sequence genomic region:
- the LOC134503311 gene encoding phospholipase A2 inhibitor and Ly6/PLAUR domain-containing protein-like, whose translation MQMSLIISFFFSILISSGVCLKCEYCSSSSGFCTGAPHVCRPFENTCLTLTTETTIGNEVWLATYKGCSKIKYCAPSPMSFTLPSRRKRSAAKCCRKDLCNSGTVTLPRLGIRPNGLKCPGCISQDLTCKPTELIHCNGWEEYCVYYDVTVEQDGRFYTHAERGCGTKNACLNEPRVFGVPGLYKEIIKKPECVPAPKIIGK comes from the exons ATGCAGATGTCCTTGAtcatctccttcttcttctccatcCTGATCTCCTCAG GGGTTTGTTTGAAGTGTGAatactgcagcagcagcagcggttTCTGCACTGGTGCACCGCATGTCTGCCGACCATTCGAAAACACCTGCCTCACTCTCACCACGGAGACAACCATTG GAAATGAAGTGTGGCTGGCCACTTACAAAGGCTGCAGCAAGATCAAGTATTGTGCCCCATCACCAATGAGTTTCACTCTCCCCTCCAGACGCAAACGGAGCGCAGCAAAGTGTTGTCGCAAGGATCTGTGCAACAGCGGAACAGTGACAT TGCCCCGACTCGGGATCCGACCAAATGGACTGAAATGTCCAGGATGCATCTCCCAGGACCTAACCTGCAAACCCACTGAGCTGATCCATTGCAACGGCTGGGAAGAGTATTGTGTGTATTATGATGTGACAGTGGAGCAAG ATGGAAGATTCTACACTCATGCAGAACGAGGCTGTGGAACCAAAAACGCTTGTCTGAATGAGCCACGTGTTTTCGGGGTGCCTGGACTATACAAGGAGATTATAAAGAAACCTGAGTGCGTACCTGCTCCCAAAATTATTGGCAAGTAG
- the LOC134503303 gene encoding phospholipase A2 inhibitor and Ly6/PLAUR domain-containing protein-like, whose amino-acid sequence MDILLIYYLFDFLFAIGLGLQCERCSSKTSSCTGAPYHCPESEKACLILTTESVVENDHWFSTYKGCTQTKNCPSLSMSFTFPSQHKRRSAKCCHHDFCNKGGVKLEKVKKKRNGLKCPGCFSMALECQPTQMVDCQGQERKCVYMGVTVEHDDEIYVYAKRGCGTKNSCMNKERTFGIPGLYAEIWKNITCSQAAK is encoded by the exons ATGGATATATTGCTGATCTACTAcctctttgattttctgtttGCTATTG GGCTTGGCTTGCAGTGTGAACGATGCAGCAGCAAAACCAGTTCCTGCACTGGGGCCCCATATCATTGTCCAGAATCTGAAAAGGCCTGCCTGATTCTTACCACAGAGAGTGTTGTTG AGAATGACCACTGGTTCTCCACATACAAAGGCTGCACACAAACCAAGAACTGTCCTTCTCTTTCCATGAGCTTCACGTTTCCTTCTCAACATAAGCGAAGGTCAGCCAAGTGTTGCCACCATGATTTCTGCAATAAGGGAGGTGTGAAAT tggaaaaagtaaagaaaaaacgAAATGGACTGAAATGCCCAGGATGCTTTTCAATGGCTCTGGAATGCCAACCCACACAGATGGTGGACTGCCAAGGCCAGGAGCGCAAATGTGTCTACATGGGTGTGACTGTGGAACATG ATGATGAGATCTACGTGTATGCTAAACGTGGCTGTGGAACCAAGAATTCCTGCATGAATAAAGAACGCACGTTTGGCATTCCTGGGCTGTATGCAGAAATTTGGAAGAATATTACATGTTCTCAAGCTGCCAAGTGA